A stretch of the Flavobacterium sp. 5 genome encodes the following:
- a CDS encoding iron-containing alcohol dehydrogenase, with product MLNFELYNPTNLVFGKGQIEKLTSLVPQNSKILLAYGGGSIFKNGIHEQVIKNLKGFEIVEFGGIEPNPHYETLMKAVDVIKAEKIDFILAVGGGSVIDGVKFMSAAVHFQGNPIDILQKRLLIKENTVPFGTVLTLPATGSEMNSGSVVTIKATQEKLAFGGSALFPKFSICDPTVITSLPKRQIQNGVVDAYTHVLEQYLTYPHEGMLQDRIAEGILQTLIEVGPGVVENPADYALASNFMWSCTMALNGLIQKGVPSDWATHMIGHELTALYGIDHARTLAIIGPNLYKVMFETKKEKLAQYGKRVFNLSGTENEVAAEAIEKTVAFFHTMGMKTLLSENAENFEKTADFIVDRFEKRGWKALGEKQNITLERVKEIVIMSY from the coding sequence ATGTTAAACTTTGAATTATACAATCCGACAAACCTAGTTTTTGGAAAAGGACAAATAGAAAAATTAACCTCTTTAGTACCTCAAAATTCTAAAATATTATTGGCTTATGGTGGCGGAAGCATTTTTAAAAATGGTATTCACGAACAAGTAATTAAAAACTTAAAAGGGTTTGAAATTGTAGAATTCGGTGGAATTGAACCCAATCCACATTACGAGACCTTAATGAAAGCGGTTGACGTTATTAAAGCTGAAAAAATCGATTTTATTTTAGCTGTAGGTGGAGGATCGGTTATTGACGGAGTTAAATTTATGTCGGCAGCCGTTCATTTTCAAGGCAATCCTATAGATATTTTACAAAAACGTTTACTAATCAAAGAAAATACTGTTCCATTTGGTACTGTCTTAACTTTGCCTGCAACTGGAAGTGAAATGAATTCTGGTTCCGTTGTTACTATTAAAGCTACACAAGAAAAATTAGCTTTTGGAGGTTCAGCTCTGTTTCCAAAATTTTCTATTTGTGATCCAACGGTAATTACTTCTTTACCAAAAAGACAAATACAAAATGGTGTTGTCGATGCCTATACACACGTTTTAGAACAATATTTAACCTATCCTCATGAAGGAATGCTACAAGACCGAATTGCAGAAGGAATTTTGCAAACATTAATTGAAGTTGGCCCTGGTGTTGTAGAAAATCCAGCAGATTATGCTCTGGCATCCAATTTTATGTGGAGTTGTACTATGGCTTTGAACGGATTAATCCAAAAAGGCGTTCCAAGTGATTGGGCTACACATATGATTGGTCATGAATTAACTGCTCTTTATGGAATTGATCATGCCAGAACACTTGCCATCATTGGACCAAACTTATACAAAGTAATGTTTGAAACCAAAAAAGAAAAATTAGCACAATACGGAAAACGTGTTTTTAATTTATCAGGAACTGAAAACGAAGTTGCTGCTGAAGCCATTGAAAAAACGGTAGCTTTCTTTCATACTATGGGAATGAAAACTCTACTCTCTGAAAATGCAGAAAATTTTGAAAAAACAGCTGATTTTATAGTTGACCGTTTCGAAAAAAGAGGCTGGAAAGCTTTGGGAGAAAAACAAAATATCACTTTAGAAAGAGTGAAAGAAATTGTAATAATGAGTTACTAA
- a CDS encoding type 1 glutamine amidotransferase domain-containing protein, with translation MKKITILAILALTVSSFIATAQKSKKMKKVLFVVTSNDKLGNTGEKTGFWSEEFAAPYYELLDQGIEITIASPLGGQPPIDPKSADPASATEDTKRFDSDKILQEKLKNTHKLSTINQADYDAVFYPGGHGPLWDLVEDKNSIALIESFYTHKKPVAFVCHAPAVLKNVKVNGEFLVKGKKVTGFANTEEEAVGLTKIVPFLLEDELQKNGASYSKGADWGAYAVEDGLLITGQNPASSKLVAAKLLTQLNSKK, from the coding sequence ATGAAAAAAATAACAATTTTAGCTATTCTAGCATTAACCGTGAGTTCATTTATAGCAACCGCGCAAAAAAGTAAAAAGATGAAAAAAGTATTATTTGTTGTTACCAGTAACGATAAACTGGGTAATACAGGAGAAAAAACAGGATTCTGGTCAGAAGAATTTGCTGCACCATATTATGAATTATTAGACCAAGGTATCGAAATTACAATAGCATCTCCTCTTGGTGGGCAACCACCAATTGATCCAAAAAGTGCTGATCCTGCATCGGCAACAGAAGATACTAAGAGATTTGATTCGGATAAAATTTTACAGGAAAAATTAAAAAACACCCATAAACTTTCAACCATCAATCAAGCAGATTATGATGCCGTTTTTTACCCTGGAGGTCATGGACCGCTTTGGGATCTAGTTGAAGATAAAAATTCAATCGCTTTAATTGAATCCTTTTATACACATAAAAAACCAGTAGCCTTTGTATGTCACGCACCTGCCGTTTTGAAAAATGTAAAAGTAAATGGAGAGTTTTTAGTGAAAGGTAAAAAAGTAACTGGATTTGCAAATACCGAAGAAGAAGCTGTTGGCTTAACAAAAATTGTTCCTTTCTTATTAGAAGATGAATTACAAAAAAATGGTGCATCTTATAGTAAAGGCGCTGATTGGGGAGCTTATGCTGTCGAAGATGGTTTATTAATTACAGGTCAAAATCCAGCTTCATCCAAATTGGTAGCTGCCAAATTATTAACTCAGTTGAACTCAAAAAAATAA
- a CDS encoding LysR family transcriptional regulator, translating to MVNLEWYRTFKSVYKNGNFSLAAKELFISQPAVSQQIVMLEAHVGYKLFNRKSKGVEPTEYAKLLNNLIIDALDRLENVENGFRAKAFNANRLLSIGVSRHLMSSIGSALLSKFDFIDFTFHNNDALFDLVNSKKLDFAIVTKQFDTFDTIQKKVGDIKQVIVGSTNLDLSALKPKMEAKDYVAIENWLNEQKWYSHDAGIPHIKLFWLHVFVKKRPAMVANYIIPSEYEMLEILSKNSGVAVTWDINAKNLIEEKKLQLIWNSNEMPSTDVFLLSSKNSNLNSVFQDIENELNIVLS from the coding sequence ATGGTTAATTTAGAGTGGTACAGAACATTTAAATCGGTTTATAAAAACGGAAATTTTTCTTTGGCTGCCAAAGAATTGTTTATAAGTCAACCCGCTGTAAGTCAGCAAATAGTGATGTTGGAGGCACATGTAGGCTATAAACTCTTTAATCGAAAATCCAAAGGAGTAGAGCCAACAGAGTATGCTAAGTTACTTAATAATCTAATCATCGATGCTTTAGACCGATTGGAAAATGTGGAGAATGGTTTTCGTGCCAAAGCGTTTAATGCTAATAGGTTACTTTCTATTGGCGTTTCTAGGCATTTGATGAGTAGTATCGGTAGTGCGTTACTTTCTAAATTTGATTTTATCGATTTTACTTTTCATAATAATGACGCTTTGTTTGATTTGGTGAATTCTAAAAAATTAGATTTTGCTATAGTAACCAAACAGTTTGATACTTTTGATACGATTCAGAAAAAGGTGGGGGATATTAAGCAAGTTATTGTAGGATCTACCAATCTTGATCTTTCAGCATTAAAACCAAAAATGGAAGCTAAAGATTATGTTGCGATTGAAAACTGGCTGAACGAACAAAAATGGTATAGTCATGATGCGGGAATTCCACATATTAAACTATTTTGGCTACATGTTTTTGTTAAAAAAAGACCAGCAATGGTAGCTAATTATATCATTCCATCCGAATATGAAATGCTTGAAATTCTTAGTAAAAATAGTGGAGTCGCAGTGACTTGGGATATTAATGCTAAAAATTTAATTGAAGAAAAAAAATTGCAGTTGATATGGAATAGCAATGAAATGCCAAGTACAGATGTATTCTTGTTATCGAGTAAAAACAGTAATTTGAATTCTGTTTTTCAGGATATAGAAAATGAACTAAACATTGTTTTAAGTTAA
- the pheS gene encoding phenylalanine--tRNA ligase subunit alpha — protein MIDKIKEYIGEAQAFSTQNPAELETFRIKFLGSKGLLKDLFAEFKNVPNDQKKEFGQVINLLKTSAEEKVKTIQEALASKEEVKGFYGDLTRTAEPSIIGSRHPISLVKNQIIDVFSNIGFNVSEGPEIEDDWHNFTALNLPEYHPARDMQDTFFIQTNPDILLRTHTSSVQVRYMENNKPPIRTISPGRVFRNEAVSSRSHCIFHQVEGLYIDKDVSFADLKQTLLYFTKEMFGKSKIRLRPSYFPFTEPSAEVDIYWGLKTETDYRITKGTGWLEIMGCGMVDPNVLTNCGINPAEYNGFAFGMGIERIAMLLYQIGDIRMFYENDVRFLEQFKSSI, from the coding sequence ATGATAGATAAGATAAAAGAATATATTGGAGAAGCACAAGCTTTCTCTACACAAAATCCAGCAGAATTAGAAACGTTTAGAATAAAATTCTTGGGTAGCAAAGGTTTATTGAAAGACTTATTTGCTGAATTCAAGAATGTACCCAACGATCAAAAAAAAGAATTTGGACAGGTAATAAATTTGCTTAAAACTTCAGCCGAAGAAAAAGTAAAAACTATTCAAGAAGCCTTAGCAAGTAAAGAAGAAGTAAAAGGTTTTTATGGAGACTTAACTCGTACAGCAGAACCGTCAATTATTGGTTCACGCCATCCTATTTCATTGGTAAAAAATCAAATTATTGATGTTTTTTCAAACATAGGATTCAATGTTTCAGAAGGGCCAGAAATTGAAGACGATTGGCATAATTTCACCGCATTGAACTTGCCAGAATACCATCCAGCGCGTGATATGCAAGATACTTTTTTCATACAAACCAATCCAGATATTTTGTTGCGTACGCACACTTCATCTGTACAAGTGCGTTATATGGAAAACAATAAACCGCCAATTAGAACCATTTCTCCAGGAAGAGTTTTCCGTAATGAAGCTGTTTCTTCACGTTCACACTGTATATTCCACCAAGTGGAAGGATTGTACATTGACAAAGATGTTTCTTTTGCAGATTTGAAACAAACCCTTTTGTATTTTACTAAAGAGATGTTCGGGAAATCAAAAATTCGTTTGCGTCCTTCGTATTTTCCATTTACTGAGCCTAGTGCCGAAGTAGATATTTATTGGGGACTAAAAACAGAAACCGATTATCGAATCACAAAAGGAACTGGCTGGTTAGAAATTATGGGTTGCGGAATGGTAGATCCTAATGTTCTTACGAACTGTGGAATCAATCCTGCCGAATACAACGGTTTTGCATTTGGAATGGGAATTGAGCGTATTGCAATGTTATTGTACCAAATTGGAGATATTCGTATGTTTTATGAAAATGATGTACGTTTCTTAGAGCAATTTAAATCAAGTATATAA
- a CDS encoding NAD(P)H-dependent glycerol-3-phosphate dehydrogenase codes for MADNLKFAVIGGGSWATAIAKMLCVNLSEISWYMRNDAAIEHIKTYKHNPNYLSSVEFDNKKLKLTNDINEAVAYADYIIFAIPSAFLNSELEKLTVSLKDKIIFSAIKGIVPETSLIVGEHFHFKYDIPYYNIGVITGPCHAEEVALERLSYLTIACGDPDKASMVAKNLSGNYIKAKISDDIIGTEYAAMLKNIYAVAAGIAHGLGYGDNFQSVIMSNAIREMKKFIKKVHKMKRNINDSAYLGDLLVTGYSVFSRNRMFGNMIGKGYTVKSAQMEMSMVAEGYYAVKSAYKLNQGYGASTPIIDAVYSILYEGKEAKAVFKKLTEELD; via the coding sequence ATGGCCGATAATTTAAAATTTGCAGTAATTGGTGGCGGAAGCTGGGCTACTGCTATAGCTAAAATGTTGTGTGTAAATCTTTCAGAGATTTCATGGTACATGCGAAATGACGCTGCTATTGAACACATTAAAACTTACAAACACAATCCAAATTATTTGAGTTCGGTAGAGTTTGATAACAAAAAACTCAAACTTACCAACGATATTAATGAAGCTGTTGCTTATGCTGACTACATCATATTTGCAATACCTTCTGCTTTTTTGAACAGTGAATTAGAAAAATTAACCGTTTCACTAAAAGACAAAATAATTTTTTCTGCTATAAAAGGAATTGTTCCTGAAACCAGTTTAATTGTAGGTGAACATTTTCACTTCAAATACGACATTCCATACTATAATATTGGGGTAATTACTGGTCCTTGCCATGCTGAAGAGGTTGCCTTAGAAAGACTTTCATATTTAACTATCGCTTGTGGAGATCCTGATAAAGCTTCTATGGTAGCCAAAAATTTATCTGGTAATTATATCAAAGCAAAAATTTCTGATGATATTATAGGAACTGAATATGCAGCAATGTTAAAAAACATCTATGCTGTAGCTGCAGGTATTGCACATGGATTGGGTTATGGTGATAACTTCCAATCGGTTATTATGAGTAATGCCATTCGTGAGATGAAAAAATTCATCAAGAAAGTGCATAAAATGAAACGTAACATTAATGACTCTGCATATTTGGGAGATTTATTGGTAACTGGTTATTCTGTGTTTTCAAGAAACAGAATGTTCGGTAATATGATTGGGAAAGGGTATACGGTAAAATCCGCACAAATGGAGATGAGTATGGTAGCCGAAGGATATTATGCCGTAAAAAGTGCCTACAAATTGAACCAAGGATATGGCGCAAGTACTCCTATTATCGATGCAGTTTATAGCATTTTATATGAAGGAAAAGAAGCTAAGGCTGTGTTCAAAAAATTAACTGAGGAATTGGATTAA